TATCGATCAGGTCGCCGATCAAGAGGTTCCCGCCGCCGCCCAGCATTTTGGAAATAATAAACGTGCTGACTGACGGTACAAAGACCATTGTCACACCTGAAATCACCCCGGGCATGCTCATGGGCAGAATCACTTTCAGGAACACCTTGCGCCGCCCCGCACCAAGATCCTGCGCCGCTTCAATCACACTCTGGTCGATTTTGGTCAGCACCGAGTAAATTGGCAGAATCATATACGGAATATAGTTATACACCATGCCCAGCACAACTGCACCGGCCGTGTTAATCAGGTGCAGCCGGCCAAGGCCCAGACTGACAAGGAACGTATTGATAATTCCGCTGTCCTCCAGCAGGGTCATCCATGCATAGGTGCGCAGCAGAAAGTTCATCCACATGGGGAGCATCACCAGCATGATCAAGATGGCCTGCCGATGTGAGCTGGTACGCGAAATCAGATATGCCAGAGGGTAACCCATCAAGAGCGAGATCACGGTTGCGATCAGGCCGAGCCAGATGGAGCGCAGGAACACATTGGAATACTGGCCCACCTCGGCAAGATTGCGCAGAGTAAAGGCACCGTGCTGGTCGGTAAAGGCAAAATAGCCCACCAGTATCATCGGGACAATGATAAAAATACCCATCCAGGTAAGATAAGGTGCGGACACCGTTTTCGATTTGATCATTCAGTTCTCCGCCTCCTCTTCCTCTTCCGGGGGCTGAGAATCCTCCTCCATCTCATCGCTGAAGGTGCTGTAATCGCCGAACGTGCCGGAATATTCCGATTTTTTCATGATATGAATGTCGTCGGGCTGCAAAATCAGGCCAATCTCGTTGCCGACCTCCTGGTATTCCGTGGACTGGATCATCCACTTGAAATCCTGCACATCTACAATAATCTCGTAATGGACGCCCTTGAAATTAACTGACGTCACCACACCGGAGATATGGCCCTCCACGGGAGAAACAACCTCAATATCCTCTGGGCGGATGACGACATCCACCGGCTCCATGAGACGAAAGCCCTTGTCGAGGCAGTCGAATTTGCGCCCGGCAAACTCCACGAGGAAATCGCGGTGCATGACGCCGTCGATGATATTACTCTCGCCGATAAAATCGGCGATAAAGGCATTCTGCGGCTCGTTGTAAATATCTTGAGGCGTGCCGATCTGCTGGATGCGGCCTTTATCCATAACGACAACGGTGTCGGACATGGAAAGGGCCTCTTCCTGATCGTGCGTGACAAATACAAAGGTAATGCCCAGCTGCTGCTGAATCTTTTTCAGCTCGGCCTGCATGTCTTTGCGCAGCTTCAAATCGAGCGCGCCGAGCGGCTCATCCAGCAAAAGCACCTTGGGCTCGTTCGCCAGCGCCCGCGCAATGGCAACGCGCTGCTGCTGCCCGCCTGAAAGCGAATTGACGCTGCGGTGAGCAAAGCCATTCAGATTCACCATCTCGAGCATACGGCCAACTGTTTCGCGGATCTGCGTCTCCGGCTTTTTGTGTACCCGCATACCAAACGCAACGTTTTCAAACACGTTCAGGTGCGGGAACAAGGCGTATTTCTGAAAAATGGTATTAACCTCCCGTTTATGTGGCGGAAGGTCATTGATCTTTTTCCCATTAAAAAAAACATCGCCTGTGTCGGGCGTGACAAATCCGCCGATAATACGCAGAGTCGTGGTTTTGCCACAGCCCGAAGGCCCCAGCAGCGTAACGAACTCACCGTCGCGGATATTGAGATTGAAGCTTTTCAGCACATTCTCTTTGCCAAACGACACATCAATGTTTTGCAATGAAATAATTGTGTTATTCTCCATTTGTGCATCCCCTTTGCGGTAATAGTTAAGTTGCGCTAAACCAAATTCCGGCTCTAACGCAAGCCCAGCCTCGCCGTATTCATTGCCCCCCCGCAAAGGATTTTTCACAATCACTGCTGACTGCGGCAACAGAGCGAAGCCGATGTTTCTCAGATGCAAACGCAACGAGTAAAAGAAAGCGTGTTTCTCAGAAAGATACAAATATCATCCTTTCAGAACACTCTTTAAGATAATAAAGTGAAAAACGCGATTTGTCAAGATATGATTTGATTTTTTACCGAATTTTGATATTTAGTGAATATATTACGCGCATCATACGGGTTTTTATCGATTTTTCTTCCATATCCTTTGATTTTCACACTTTTTATTATCGGCAATTCCCTTTAAACAGTCGGATGAAAGACTGTGGGTTTCTACCCCTTCCCACGGCGGGAGGGGAACAACGCAATCCCCTTTTTTAAATGACATTGCGATACCACTCCCTGAAAATAAAAGAGCGGCAGGGAGGAAAGCCCGCCCTGCCGGAAAAAAGAAATATCCAGTATGGTTCAAAAGGATTTGATCGGCATTTACTATTACCAGTATACCACCGATGTAAAGCCAGCGCCAATGCGGCACACTGCAAAACGGCGCGCGCAATCAGGAAGCCGGGGCCAGAAGCTCCTCGGCAGCCTGCATCACATCAGAAGGCACCGGGTCACTTACCGCTGTTTGCTGCACAGCGGCTTGTTCCTCCGCCAGCGCCGCAGCCTGACATGCCTGCGCCTCAGGTGTTAAAGCACTCCCGTCAATAATACCATCGTCCCCGATGGTGTAAATCTTATCCCCGATGGTGCGGGTCGTCTTAATAGCATATTCGCCGTTCTCATAGTAATATTCGTTTCCATCATATGTAACAAATCCCGTAGAGGGGTAGCTCAGCTGGGTCAGCTTGAACCATGTCGTCCATTTATTTCTGGCACGCCCGAAAACGGCTTCTTTTTTTACGTCGTACCCGACATCGCGGTTATCGATGGCAGTGTTATTGCCAACGTAAACGCCAACGTGGCCCGGCTGGTACAGAATCAGGCCATGCGTTCTGGGCAAAGAGGACGAGTCACTGTAATTGATGGTTCCTTTAGACTTGGCCGCCTTCAGCATCCCGCTGCCGGTACCGGAAACAGCTGACAGACTGGGATTGGGATTCGTCTTTTCTCCCGTCCACCACAAATAGGATTTGATCAGGCCGGAGCAGTCCGTATAGCGTGCTCCGTTTCTTATCTGACCGTAGGAGCCGTAATTATATTTCCATTTTTCGGTATAGGCTTTCAAGACATGCTCGGACAAGCCGACGCTGGTCTTCACTTCTGCCGCCTGTGCGGGCACGCACAGACCGGTAACGGTTAACAGACAAAAAGCAAACGCAGCGACTGCCGCCAATAATTTCTGCATCCCTGAAATCCTCCCTGTTTTCAAATCATTTGCGAAAAGCATCCGCATTACAAAATATTACAACTGTAACAAATTGGTTACAGTTTAACATAATCATTGGAAGATTTCAAGTTAAAATTCAATTATTTTGTTTTTATTGAAAAACGATTTGTAGAAAATAACAGGAATATTTTATCATAATCAACAAAAACCGTCCTGTGGTGCAAATTTTCGGGGGTTGTCCCTCTCTGAATTATGTCACCTAAAGATTCACACTGCTCTTTCGTGGTTAACCAACAGCTACAGCCAAATCACAAAGCAAAAGGGATGCCCCGCGGGATCAATCATGGTAATCCATTTTTCAGCGTCATACTGCACGCTGGCCTTTACCGCCCCGCAGGAAACAGCATGCTGTACGGCAAGCTCCAGCTGTTCCTGGTTGTGTACCGTAAAATCCAAATGGGTCATTTGCTGCTGAGCGCCCGGTTCGTCCGGCCACACAGGCGTAATGTAGTCTTCGTTTTGCTGAAAGGCAATTTTCACACCGCCGGACGGAGAAATAATATCCGTCCACTCACCCTCTTCACCATAATTTTTCTTCCAGCCCAAAAGTCGGATGTAAAAATCTGATAAAGCGGCCATATCTTTGCACTCCAACACAACAGCGTCAAGCGCAATCGGCAGTAACCCTTTCGTATTCATAACAGCACCTCTTTTTTTCTGATCACACCATGATTTCGAGAGCGGATATTGCTAGACGCTACCAAAATCAAAGCATTACGGTAACTGAGGCTGAAACTCCTGATCCGCTCCTGTCATTTCAGAGGAAAGTGTGTTCTCCTTTTGAGTACACAAATTTTCTCGCAGCAAAGTCTCCGCCTTATTTGCGGGCATCGGCCGGTAATAGTAAAAGCCCTGCACCTCGTCGCACATTTTCTGGCTGAGAAATGCAAGCTGCGGCTCTGTTTCTACGCCCTCGGCAATTACTTTCATCCTTAAATTCTTGGCAAGATTGATAATGATTTTTGAGATTGCCCGGTCTTTACTGTCCTTCTCAATCCCGTGAACAAATTGCGTGTCCATTTTAATTCGGTCTATGGGCAGAAGCTTTAGCCGGCTGAGGGAGGAATACTCTGTTCCAAAATCATCTATGGAAATGGACACTCCCAGCGCCTTTAACTGATGGAGCATGGAAACAATGTTGTCTGTATTGCCATTAGCCACACTCTCAGTAATCTCCAGTTCCAGGCAGTGCGGCGGCAGATTTGTTGTTTGCAATATTTCCTCTACCAGCTGGTGAAACTTCGGATTCCGGAGCTGCTGCACGGAAACGTTGACCGCCATACGCAGATTTTCACAGCCCATCTCCAGCCAGCGCTTATTCTGCAGGCAGGCCTCACGCATCACCCATTCACCAATTGCGTAAATCAGCCCGGTCTGCTCCGCCAGCGGGATAAATTCCGCTGGGCCGACGATCCCTCGCTCCGGCAGATTCCAGCGGACCAGGGCCTCCATCCCAACAATCTGGCGCGTGGCCACGTCGATCTGTGGCTGGTAGTACAGCACAAGCTGATTCTTTTCCAGCGCATGGTAGAGCCGGTTAACCATCTGCGTTTTTTCCTGTATTTCATCCTTCATCTCCTGGGAGCAAATCACATAACGGCCTTTTCCCTCACTTTTCGCGCGGTACATGGCTGTATCCGCATTTTTGAGGAGGAGTTCCGGAGCATCCCCATCCTGCGGGTAAAGAGCCACACCGGCACTCACCGTAACAAAAAATTCCTGCTCCGCCAACTGAATCGGCCTCTGCACCACCTCCATCAGCCGGTCCATCACCCTAATCAGCTCCTCCCCGGAGGAAATCTGGTTGAGCATCAGGATAAATTCATCCCCGCCAAAGCGGGCCACTTCGTCCCCAGTCCGAATCGACTTTTTCAGCGCCTTAGAAACCTCCATCAAAAGTCGGTCTCCCTGATCATGCCCCAAGGTATCGTTTACCGACTTGAACGCGTCGAGATCCAGAAACACAACGCCGATCATTTTATGGGCCTTTTCCGCGCTGCAAATCTGTTCCGCGAGCTTTTTCTTGAATTGGGTGCGGTTGAGCAGACCGGTCAGCTGATCGTGAAATGCAAGATAATTCAGCTTCTTCTCGTCATCCGCCTTAATCACAGCGTCGGAAAGGATCAGCCCAACAATCTCGATAAACGCGATCGAATCCAGATTCCACATAGAAAGAGGGCGGCTTGCGTGAAACCCGAGGAACCCCATAATCCCACCCTTGCTCCGGATCGGTACGGCGACAAGCGCACGAATGCTGTGCGCAAGCAGCAGGGCCCGCAGCTTTGCGGCCGCACGGGGCAGGAAGCGGGTATCCTTCAGTACAAGAGCCTCTTTGTCTTTCAACTGCCGGAAGATTTCCGGACAGATGCTTTGCGTTGCGTCGTCTAAAGTATTTGGGGGCCGATCAGTTGCTTGGGATACCCACTCCACCGCATAACGCACGGTGGCCGTTTTCGTATTCAGCAGCACCAGATAGGCCCGGTCGCATTCGATGAAGCTTCCACACCGCTCCAGCGCCGCATACAGCTTTGTATCAATGTTCAGCTCGCGGGAGGACACGAAGCTGTGAGAAATATCTGACGCGATGGACTGCATGGTAAGATGATTACTGTTTTCCCTGAGCCTGCTTGTATAGATTTTATTCACATACAGCGCAAAGGCTGCGGCAAAGAGAATCACTCCGATTCGGCCCAGATAATTTTTCTCCGACACGATAAGCACCTCGGGCGGTGTGTACCCCCACGCAAATAGTTGTGTTAAAAACGCGGAGACGATCACGGTCGATAGGATAATCAGCCGGTTAAACAGCAGGCAAATAATCATCAGCACAAATGCAAATGACCAGGAAACATCGATTCCCCTGTCGGAAAACCAAAGCGTATAAAATGGAATCATCAACGCAAAAGACAAGGACACCAGCATCTCCTTAGCAATGTCCTTAAGCTGCAAATGTTCAACGGAAGCTAAAAAGATCGCGAAAATCACCAGCAGTCCGCTCACCGCTTCCACGGGAATTGCATTCTCATGCTCGTCATAAAAAGACCGGCCGGCAAACAGAAGAGCCGCACCAACAAATAACACCAGCCCCAAATACAGGTAAACATTCGTACGGGTTGATTTAGAAAGGATCATCTCATTCTGGCTGATGGCGGCCGGCTGCAGAAAATGATACCGGTTGATGCAGTAGCCGACCGCAAAAATCATTACGAGCGCAAAGACAGCAGACACCTGCGGAAAACGAACGGGAAGAAATGCGGGCAGAACGTCTGTTGCATACCCCAGCACTGAGGCTATTAAAAAAGAGAAGGTGATGATTTTCGCCTGCTTCTTCTCATTGCTCGAGGAGGAACGTTTCCCCCACCGCAGCAACAGCACTGCGGCCAAGGTGACATAAAGGACGATATAAATATAGTAACACCAATCCCATCCGTCCGTTTTTGAAGTATTCACCCAGCCGTATTGTGTGCGAACCAGCGTATCGGGATTTAGTCCGAAAAGGGGAAAAACGGTAAAGGCACAAATCGCTAAAGCGGCGGGCAGATAGATCAGTAAAAACAGCCACCGTTTCTTCAGCAGCGCCTCTCGTCCCGTCAGCAGCAGAACAGCGTGCATCGTCAGGCTGCCGATCATTCCCCAGCCCAGCGGCGCAACGCGACGGCCGATCGCGCAGATTTCCTCCGTTCGGGCCGCGCCGGTCAGTGCAAGGCCAAACGCCCACACGGCCAGCGCCGCGCAGATTGCCAAAAACAGCCGATTCAGGCGCGTCAAGCTGCCGCCAACGGCGTAAAGCCCGCAGGCCACAGACGCACCGCAGGTCATTAAAAGCAGTACGCTGTACGTTTCTTTGATCAAATAATCACTCTCCATTTGCCATTGCGGGCACTTCGCCCTTTCGCAACCCGCATTCCCTTATGATTCCTGCCGCATCCCGTTGCGGCCAAAGTCAGGACAACGGCGAAAAATCTCCTCCAACTCCCCGGGGGGCATGGGCCTGAAATAATAATAGCCCTGAACCTCATCACACATCTTCTGGCTTAAAAAACGCAGCTGCTCTTCGGTTTCCACACCTTCTGCAATCACCTTCATCTCAAGGCTTTTCGCCAGATGAATGATGACCTGCGCGATTGCACGGTCTTTATCGCTATGCTCAATGCCCCATACAAATTGTATATCCATCTTGATCCGGTCGATCGGCAGCAGCTTTAATCGTTCCAACAACGAATACTCTGTTCCAAAATCACCAATCGATATAGAAACACCCAACCGTTTCAGCCGGTTCATTAAAACAACCATGTCGCCAACCCTGCCGTTAGCTACGCTCTCGGTTACCTCTAGTTCCAGATATTCCGGGGGCAGCTCCGTTTTGTGCAGCACATCCGCCACCTGCTGCACAAAGCCCCTGTTTTCCAGCTGCTGTACAGAAATATTAACCGAGATGCGAACCGGAGGGAGTCCCATATTCTGCCATGATTTACACTGTGCGCAGGCAGTTTCGAGTACCCATGCTCCGATGGGCTGAATTAGGCCCGTCTGTTCGGCCAGGGGGATAAAAACGGCTGGGCTGACAAATCCGCGATCGGGCAGCTCCCACCGCAGAAGAGCCTCAATCCCCATGATCTCACCGGTTTTCAGGTCGATCTGCGGCTGATAGTGGACGCTGAGCTGCTTTTTTTCCATGGCCCGGTAAAGCAGATTGCTCAGCCTAGCGTTTTCCATGGCTTTCTCTTTATAGGCCTGCAAACACAGAGCGAACTGGTTCTTACCCATTCCTTTCGCTTCGTACATTGCAATATCGGCATGTTTCATCAGTGTTTCCGCATCTGTTCCGTCGCATGGATACCGGGACACGCCGATGCTGCCAGTCATATAAAAATTCTGACCGTGCAGAATGATCGGTCTTTGAATGGCCTCCAAAATCCCACGGACCGTCTGAATAAGCTTGTCCTCATCTGATGCCTGACTCAGCATCAGTACAAATTCATCCCCGCCGATCCGCGCCACCACGTCGCCCGGCCCAATGCTGCCGGCAATCGCCTTCGATACCCGCTGGAGAATCAGGTCGCCCATATCATGCCCCGTGGTATCGTTAATGGATTTAAAGGCGTCGAGATCGATAAAAGCGACCCCGATTTTTGCATTGCTCCTCTTGGCACGCTCGATTTCCAGATTTAACTGATGCTTGAATGACAAGCGGTTTGGCAGCCCCGTGAGCGGATCGTGATACGCGGCCCATTTGATCTTTTTGCGATCATCTACCTTAGCGGCCGCATCGGTGACCGTATCGGCCACAATTGATAAAAAAAGCGGCGGCTCCTCCGCCCAGTTTTTGTCCGCAGACGATGTGGCAAAGCTCATAAGACCAAACTCTTCCCCGTGCCTGACGAGGGGCGTGAGGACAAATCCGCGGATTCCCATCTGCTCAAGCTGTTCCTTGATTATTTTATCCTTCAGCACAAGCTGCTCCACATCCGGCACCGCAAGCACCCGGCTTTCGGGGATCCTCTCGGAAAGCTCCTTACACAAAAAAGGCGAGCCGCTTTTGCAGATGGAGTGGATGGAAGTCACTTCATCTGCCCGCCATTCGCGGCAATAATGAATGACGCCAGTTTCCATGTTCCAAAGAGCCAAATAGGCCCACTCGCACTGGAGGAACGAGCCACACCTCAAAAGGACGCTTTCCATCTTCTCATCGAAGCTGTGTTCATCCACTGAAACCATACTGTACGCAATTTCGGCAATCAGCGTCTGCCGGTATGCGTACCCGGCATTTTCCTTGAGCCTGCTCCGGTACACCTTGCTGATATAAAAGCTCATCATTCCGGTCAGCGCGATCAGGCCCAACCGGATCATATAATCCGCGGAATCGAGCGTTACCACCGCAAACGGTGTAACACAATAGACCAGCAGCTGAGTCTGGCCGGCAGAAAGCAGAACGGTAATGAGCAGAATCCGTTTATTAAACAGCAGGCTGACCATCAGAAGCGGGAAAAAAAACGACCAGATGGTAATGCTGCCATAAACAATAAACCGCAGCGTGACAAAAGGGATCAGCAGAGAAAACAGTACTGCAAAAACAAGCTCCTTGAACAGCTCGTCAAGCGCAAGCCTGCTGAGAAGTAAAGTGACACCGCCGATCAGCACCAGCAGTCCACTCAACAAAAAGGTGGATGGCTGCGCGGTTTCCCGATAAAAGAAGTGCTGGTTGAACAGATTCATCATGCTCCCGATCAGGAAGAAAAAGCCTAAAATCCGATACACCATGGTGCGGTTTGCCCGGTCTAATATGGTTTCGTTGGGATTTGCTGCATCCGGCTGCATAAAGCCAGATCGTCTGACGCAATGGCTGATCGCCAGAATAGGCAGCATAAAAAAGAGTGGCGCAATACTCGGCTTCTCAATCTCCCGCAAAGGCAGAACCAGCTCTACGGCCGTGCTGAGCGCAATGCAAACCCACAGTGAATTCAGCAACAGACCGGCCTGCTTTTGCACTTTTGCGGGTTCCGTCTTTGAGCTCCAGTTTTTCAGAATCAGCACAATGAAAAGAAGGCAGACAATGTAATAGCAGTAAAATGCGTGATACCAGGCGTTTGAGATCATGTTTGCACAGCCAAGCGCCGTTGGGAGTATACCGCCCTTCACAGACCCAAGCAGCGGCTGCACCGTCAGGCCATAGATGAGCACCGCGCCCGGCGCGTAGATCAGCAGGGAAACCCATGGCTTTTTCGCAAATGAGGAATGCCCGGTCAAATACAGGATATAATGCAGCAGGAACCCAAACATGGTTACATAGCCGACGGGTGCAAGGACGCTCCCAGCAAATCGGATCATTGGTAAGGAGCCGGCGGCCTGAATGGCCAGACCAAGCGTCCAGAGGAAAAAGGAAACTCCCATGGCTGTAAATATTTTGTTGATGGAAGGCCTGTAGTTTCCCTGAACCGTATACAACACGCACGCAACCGAAGCGCCGCCGCTCGCCGTCAGCAGCACCGGTAACAGCAAAGAGAGTCTCACCTTTTTTCCTCCAAACAACAAATCCTTCTGTCGTACGGTTAACAAAATAGTTATTAAAATGATAAAAAAACTTGTTATATTATTTTATCGGTTCCACTTTTCAGGAATGAAGAGAGCAAAATTTCATAATGGATATTGGTTTATGAAAACAGATACTCAATTGCAAAAAATTCAACTTTCGTTTATAGTGGAAATACAGAGACCAATGAATTTGGATCTGGACGAGGTGTGATATGGAGAAAAGGGAAGAAAAAATCAAGCGCTTGCTGGATACCTTTTATAAAGTGACACAAATGGAAGCCCTGTTTTTCGACCGCGATCTGAACGCTGTTTCCTGCCAGTTGAACAGGCATGCGTACGAAGATTTGCTGGAGCTCAGCGCAGGTAAAATAGAAGTTTTTGTTCACGGTCTCTTTGAAAACGACACCGTTTCCCATCAAAATTTCTATACCTTTTTTCTGAACAATAACCTTGTCTGCAACATTTTCGCCCCGTTCGGCAACACGGAAGCTTGCGGTGCATTTGTGACTCAGCCGGCTTTGCTGAGCGCACTGAAAAGCTCTGAAATCGATATGATACTGGCCGGCCTCTCTCTCGACTCCGAGAAGCGGGACCGGTACAAGCAGGCCCTGCAGAGGGCGCCTGTTATTTCGTACGACAGAATCATGCCCCTCGGGCAGACGCTCAGCTCCCTGTCACGCTCGGTATTTGACGAGATGGAATTTCACCAGATATTGTGCGGCGGCGATCTTGACCCGGCTTCGTCCCAGATGATTTTGCCCACCCTGCCCGCGAACCGAATCCACAACTCTGTTATGGTAGACAGGCACGGCGGCTACCTGATGTACAGGAAGCTCAAGGACTCCGTTTCAAAGGGCGACGCCAGCGCACTTTTAAAAGCGATTAGCGGCATCAGCGCCGGGAGCGTACCGATGGATCACCTTTCCTCCAAAAGCTATGTCCGTTCCCTGAAAAACAGCTTTATCGAGGTGTGCGCCATGTGCCGCTTTTTCGCCATTGACGCCGGAGCGCCTTACCTTAAAACGGCAGATATAACGGAAGAATATATTGATCAAATGGAGAATACTGAAAACATTAACGATATTTATGAGCTGATGAAATCCGCTTTACTGGCCTTTACCAGACTAGTGGCCGTGACACGGATTACCGGCTATTCAAAACCGGTGAAGCTTTCAATGGAATATATAGAAACGCATTATAAAGAGAAAATCACACTTGGCATTTTGGCACAGCGAGTCAACCTGAGCAAGTCTTATCTTTCGAACTTAATCAAAAAGCAAACCGGTCTGGATATGGCCGACAATATCAATAAGGTACGCATTGCGGAAAGCAAAAAAATCCTACTGCGGTCGAGAGTCAGTGTTTCAGAGCTTTCTTCTATGGTTGGCTATTCGTACAGCAATCATTTTGCCAGAATTTTCAAACAGTTCACCGGCATGACACCATCGGAATTTAAAAAGTCCACCGCCGCGGAATCGAAAGAAGAGCGAGAAACGCAGGAGTTGATCCACCAAATTCTTGAGCAGTTCGCTCACACCCTAACAATGTACCCAGGAATGATTGACGTGATTCGGATCGTAGACCCAGTTTCGCACCTTTCATGGGTTCGCCCGCACCACGGAGAAACCGTACAAGGCACATGCTATGAATTTTGGAGCAGGAACAAATCGTGTGACAAGTGTATTTCTCAAATGGCCTTTTCTCAGAATAAATCGTTTATGAAAATCGATCAGAAACCGGACAGCTCCTTTTTTGTTATTGCGGCCCCGGTGAATATTGGCCGAAGGAAATATGTTCTGGAGCTGCTGAAAAACATTTCGGAAGACTTTTACGACTGCACAGCTCCCGCACGCGACGGACATTGGGAGAATTCTCGTTTGCCCGCCCTGCCCAGGTAAGAACGCAAGCTTTTATTCAGCCACTTGGACCCTCGGGTGCCTTTACAAGCCGCACCCTCGCGATGGATAGGGCAGATATAAAAAAACAGTTGTCAGGAACTTTTCCTGACAACTGTTTTTTTCCTGTGGATACTCTTGTTCAAATCCCACCGCGGGTGAGTGCTTTCTTTCCGGCCTGATCGACACCGAGAATGGCCTGAATCAGCTTTTCTTCCGTGGGGTTTCCGGGAGCATATTCCCACTCTACCACAGAGGCTGCTTTTTTAGCGACCACCGGCAGATCCGCTTCAGTCAGGCCAATCTGCCCCATGGTAACGGGAAGCCCGATGCTGCGGTTAAACGCCAAGATTCTGTCCCTTTCTTCCATCTGGTTGTCATACGTTAAAAGACAGAGCACGCCAAATGAAACGATTTCACCGTGCAGATGCTTTTCACAGGCGGGAATCAAGGAGCTACCATAATACACACAGTGGGCAAGCGAGCTATTGTAATAGTAATTATCTTTGGAATCCGGCTGATTCTGATGAACAGTGCAGTTCGATACAATTCCGGTCAAAATAATAATATCCAGTGCGACCTGCTCCAGCTCGAACGAAACCCGCTTGTTTTTGCAGTCCTCCAGCGCTCGGCTACCAAACGTAAGCAGCGGAGAGGTGCAGGTTTTCGAAATTCCCAGACCCAGCAGCGGAAGATGGTGCATTTTTTTGCCGCGGCAGGCGAATGCCACCTCGTATTCCTTGGAAAGCGCATCCCCAATACCGGCCCAGAACATTTCGTACGGGGCCTCAGCGATGATTCTTGTATTGATAAATGTATGGCACGCAGGCTGCTTTTGATAGTAATACTGCTGGAAGGAACCATCCGGATTATAAATCACGCTCAGGTTCGTACAGGCCGCGCAGTTGGAGGCCAGAGTTGGGAACGTGAACACGGGCTTGTCCAGCAGATCGCCAAGGGTTTTTACCGTGTCGCAGGCGCGGCCGCCGCCTACCGCAAACAGCAGATCGGCCTGCTGAACCAGCGGCTCCTGGCGGAGCTTTTCCACGTTTTCCATCGTGGAGTCGCCGCCGTACCACAGAAAGCCGAGAAGCTCCACGCGGGAACCCTCCACCCCCTTGATGAGGGCATCCTTTGCTTTTTCCATTGCGGTTTTTCCGCCAATCACGACCGCCTTGTTCCCGTAGTTTCTTGTTAGAAACGGGATTTCCTGATAACAGTCTTCTCCCACACTATAATTCGGCAGATAAATATTCTGGTTTTTCATCTTTGCAGCTCCTCTTTTCTTCCGGCAATTCTCTTTGTTTTCGGGCATAAAAAAACGACCCGCCCATATTAGGACGAATCGATCGTGGTACCACCTAATTTTACATGAAAGTGTTGCTTTCACGCCTTAT
Above is a window of Faecalispora anaeroviscerum DNA encoding:
- a CDS encoding EAL domain-containing protein, whose product is MRLSLLLPVLLTASGGASVACVLYTVQGNYRPSINKIFTAMGVSFFLWTLGLAIQAAGSLPMIRFAGSVLAPVGYVTMFGFLLHYILYLTGHSSFAKKPWVSLLIYAPGAVLIYGLTVQPLLGSVKGGILPTALGCANMISNAWYHAFYCYYIVCLLFIVLILKNWSSKTEPAKVQKQAGLLLNSLWVCIALSTAVELVLPLREIEKPSIAPLFFMLPILAISHCVRRSGFMQPDAANPNETILDRANRTMVYRILGFFFLIGSMMNLFNQHFFYRETAQPSTFLLSGLLVLIGGVTLLLSRLALDELFKELVFAVLFSLLIPFVTLRFIVYGSITIWSFFFPLLMVSLLFNKRILLITVLLSAGQTQLLVYCVTPFAVVTLDSADYMIRLGLIALTGMMSFYISKVYRSRLKENAGYAYRQTLIAEIAYSMVSVDEHSFDEKMESVLLRCGSFLQCEWAYLALWNMETGVIHYCREWRADEVTSIHSICKSGSPFLCKELSERIPESRVLAVPDVEQLVLKDKIIKEQLEQMGIRGFVLTPLVRHGEEFGLMSFATSSADKNWAEEPPLFLSIVADTVTDAAAKVDDRKKIKWAAYHDPLTGLPNRLSFKHQLNLEIERAKRSNAKIGVAFIDLDAFKSINDTTGHDMGDLILQRVSKAIAGSIGPGDVVARIGGDEFVLMLSQASDEDKLIQTVRGILEAIQRPIILHGQNFYMTGSIGVSRYPCDGTDAETLMKHADIAMYEAKGMGKNQFALCLQAYKEKAMENARLSNLLYRAMEKKQLSVHYQPQIDLKTGEIMGIEALLRWELPDRGFVSPAVFIPLAEQTGLIQPIGAWVLETACAQCKSWQNMGLPPVRISVNISVQQLENRGFVQQVADVLHKTELPPEYLELEVTESVANGRVGDMVVLMNRLKRLGVSISIGDFGTEYSLLERLKLLPIDRIKMDIQFVWGIEHSDKDRAIAQVIIHLAKSLEMKVIAEGVETEEQLRFLSQKMCDEVQGYYYFRPMPPGELEEIFRRCPDFGRNGMRQES
- a CDS encoding helix-turn-helix domain-containing protein, producing the protein MEKREEKIKRLLDTFYKVTQMEALFFDRDLNAVSCQLNRHAYEDLLELSAGKIEVFVHGLFENDTVSHQNFYTFFLNNNLVCNIFAPFGNTEACGAFVTQPALLSALKSSEIDMILAGLSLDSEKRDRYKQALQRAPVISYDRIMPLGQTLSSLSRSVFDEMEFHQILCGGDLDPASSQMILPTLPANRIHNSVMVDRHGGYLMYRKLKDSVSKGDASALLKAISGISAGSVPMDHLSSKSYVRSLKNSFIEVCAMCRFFAIDAGAPYLKTADITEEYIDQMENTENINDIYELMKSALLAFTRLVAVTRITGYSKPVKLSMEYIETHYKEKITLGILAQRVNLSKSYLSNLIKKQTGLDMADNINKVRIAESKKILLRSRVSVSELSSMVGYSYSNHFARIFKQFTGMTPSEFKKSTAAESKEERETQELIHQILEQFAHTLTMYPGMIDVIRIVDPVSHLSWVRPHHGETVQGTCYEFWSRNKSCDKCISQMAFSQNKSFMKIDQKPDSSFFVIAAPVNIGRRKYVLELLKNISEDFYDCTAPARDGHWENSRLPALPR
- a CDS encoding iron-containing alcohol dehydrogenase family protein, producing MKNQNIYLPNYSVGEDCYQEIPFLTRNYGNKAVVIGGKTAMEKAKDALIKGVEGSRVELLGFLWYGGDSTMENVEKLRQEPLVQQADLLFAVGGGRACDTVKTLGDLLDKPVFTFPTLASNCAACTNLSVIYNPDGSFQQYYYQKQPACHTFINTRIIAEAPYEMFWAGIGDALSKEYEVAFACRGKKMHHLPLLGLGISKTCTSPLLTFGSRALEDCKNKRVSFELEQVALDIIILTGIVSNCTVHQNQPDSKDNYYYNSSLAHCVYYGSSLIPACEKHLHGEIVSFGVLCLLTYDNQMEERDRILAFNRSIGLPVTMGQIGLTEADLPVVAKKAASVVEWEYAPGNPTEEKLIQAILGVDQAGKKALTRGGI